In Trichomycterus rosablanca isolate fTriRos1 chromosome 2, fTriRos1.hap1, whole genome shotgun sequence, the genomic window GTGCAAAACATCAAGCTAAAATGGAGACAGCAACCGTCTGGACTGGTGTTTTACAAGCTGAAGAAAAAATGACTTACTATAGTAAATTAGGGACCAAAGAAAGAAACGAGTGGTTTTAGTGCATTAAATGGCTTTATTacagtaaatgtttttaaattagtAGATGGTTTATTAGTATAGTCTGAAAATCTTACATTTGAATGTACAattttttcattacatttcattaaaatataCATGTGGTGCTGTAAAAAAGTTTTTGCATTTGTCACATTTTACTTAAAGctaaacatgactttaaacaAAACCTTTGCAGGAATGTGAAAAAGAAGACGTGTGTTCAAAAAGAAATCCAGGAggaaagcttttaaaatagatCAGTCTTAACTGGTTATAAGGTCATTTTTAAATCCATTTTTTAAATCTCTAGCATTTTATCTTGTTGAGCACTTAAGCAAACAGATATCTAGACAGATAACATTGATGTACTGATCAGTAAACACTTAATAAAGGATTCTAAAGCACCAGTCTTGTCTTCAGACTTCTACTGCAGAATTTCTTTGTATGCTTTAATTAAACTTTTATGTTTATGGTACTTAATCTTATCCACAGAAATCCAGATCAGCTGTTGGTCTTGGTGTTTAAACTACTACTAGTTTTTTTGAGGATAACATTAAGTTCCaatgatttagtttttttttatatttaggttCTTGTGAACTATCAACATTGTCAATGATTCTCGtcttcattccttcattcattaaAAATGTCTGTAATTGATTCTGTCTATGAAATCATTCTTTCTGTCAGAAAacctgaagaaaaaactgtttAGATCGGCTAACGTTGAAATATAACACCAACATTAAATTTGTCTCCCAAGGCCGTTGTGATTTAGTATTCAAAGTGTTTAAActtataatataaagatttaaaatGGAACTCTATACCTGGATTGTTTTTGGCTCAATCACAAGTGAATATTAAGCCTAAATGATTTAATGAACTGTTTCAAATGGTTTTCCTGTTTTAGTTTAGAGAAACTACTTTAGCATGAGGTGAAGCTCCACACCTGCAAGAAGAAAATGAACCCAAGTGCAGGTTGCttgaccaaggtagaacaatacgaTGGCTAgaagccactaacaaaaaataacagaaacaaagttttttttttttttatccgcAGCCCACAGCAAATAAAGTGGATAGAACAAGGATAGCACAGAAATAAGAAGTTTTTAACATGACAGGCCGCTCTGTCTGTCTGCAGAAACCAAGgtctcagaaaaaaagaaaaccctaAAACAAGTCGGGGACAGCTGGCACACTCACACCATCGACTGGTTGTTCAGCATGGTTTAGTAATGTGGGGCCCAACAAAAAAAATGTGGTCACATTGCCTCTGGGGCAGCTCACTCATCCAGGAGGAGGGTTTCAACCACGCCAGCATCATTTTACAGAGGAACCGATTTCAGTTAGTGTTTACACTGACAAAAGTTCGTCTTTGCTGTTTTATAAAAGGCAGCCGTGCAGCACATGTAAGTGAATGTGGGTTTGATTAGTAACTGTCAGTCTTTGTTCCCTCTGGAGGATTGGTTGTGCATTAAATTGAACAATATTGAAtgtaatgacaataacattGACGTTTCTTTAAGGTTGCTGTGTATAGTGGTGTAGAACCcatgtgaataaaataaatgacattaatttatacttttatttatatttatttatttactcatataataataataatacaaattcagctcaataataattattattattattataacaacaacaaaatgacCACAAACTGCTGGTATACAATCTGGATGAATGCTACAACAGTATTTCAGTCATCTTGCATCATTAAAGACAGATTTGCAACTAATCAGAACAAATAAAACTTTTCCAGTCATTTACAGTCCGGTGATGAAGAGTTTAGCTCACTGTAGTTTTTGTAACTCTTTTTCTAATAAATAACATCCATCATTTTAACCCTCGAAATCCATTTAGATACTTGTTACATGTTTTGTACTGAACGACATTCATCCAGACACCATCCACTGATGCTTAAATATAAAGATGGCTcctgtgagagtgtgtgtgtgtcggtgtgtgtgtgtcggtgtgttgTTGTAAGTGCTTGTTATTCTCCAACATCCCATTTAGTTTTGGGATCTTGCCACCACTCAGCAAGGAACGACTCTTCATAATCACCCACTCCATCAAACTCTTCATCAGGAGAAggagaggaggaagaggagtaTTGCTCTGGACTCACAATgtcctacacacaaacacacacacacaagattgCTGTTATATTTAATTCCTGCAGTTTCACCTTAAGAGTATTAAAATTAGAAACTTTGTTTCAGACACTGATCCACTTAATCAATCCCAAACTTAATAAAAAACTGTAACCCTATAttacctatttttttttattccatattATGTCTTTAATTGGATTACACCTGTTAATGAAGTTACACAAAAAACTTCTACTGCTGAGTGTCAATGGGGACAAAAGAAAAAACTTTTAAcattcaaatacacacacacacacattacctcGTCATCAGTCAGTAGATAATTTTGAGCAAACTCCATCATTTCGCTCTGTTTAACTGTCTGATTATAATAACGAAGAGCTTCCTGTCAACACAAAACACAGTCaggtaatatattattatactacCATTATAATACACAACATGATTATGATACACAGTACAACTTATTATCAGACCTGCTGCCCAAACTTTATGACCCTCCACAATCTCATAATGACCAGTCGCTTGACCTGCTGACCACCAGAgcgtctgtctttttttttttttttttttcctttttctcctcctttagcgcatccaactgttcaattagcatcgtgcttcctctctgtctatgccgaaccctgccctgacagaggagatcgtagctaacccatatcccctccgaaacatgagcagcagccggatgcatttttgccacccacacattgatgagtttggcgccacctagcgttgtatgcggagacacaccctaagggcactcttcctcatctcagaggtcgtaattgaattctgacagagagagacccacatccggttctttgtcccaccccccaactgaacaaccggccaatcgttgctcatacagccgcccagcctcgaaccggggaggcagagctggattcgaaacgatgtactcagaatccagctctggttgcagcgtgtccttttaccgctgcgccacctgagcggtccaGAGCATCTGTCTTGCCTGACTTTCTATTTAGCTCTGACTCAAACTGACCTGCCAAAAAACCTTATTGAGCCTCCAGTCTCTTCATTTGGTTTATTAGCCAGGCACTTTAACCCCAGAACTTCTGACTAACCTGAACACTCTTTACACGCTCTGACTGACCTACCACCTAGATTCACTGACCTTTCAAATTCTCCAAATAAAATGCACCCCAGCCTACCAAACCATGCAGACCTTCTGACCAGCCTGCCGCCAATAGCTCTGCTTCAATATTTTGCCATCATTGAGCCTATCTTTACCCCAGAGGCCGTGCTTGACTACTCAGTCTTTAGAGCTTCCATCTGATCTTGTTAACCTTAATCTTGTCTCTGTATGTGTCCACCTGAGGTTTAACTTCAGCACAGAATCTGATTATGATTTTTGATTAACCTAAATTGATCACACTGAATTGTTTTgcatatataatatacagtataatgtgtgtgtgtgtgtgtgtgtgtgtgtgtactaacaGGACAGGGTATAAACTGCTCTTCCTTCAGGCCCCACTGCTCTCGATGAAGTCTGTAATATTCCACGTTCTGCTTCATCACTTTATCATCCGGATCAAACAGCAGGTAACTCAGCGCACAGGGTACCGCCTTAGTCACATAattcactgtaacacacacacacacacacacagcactgacTAGTAAAATTAAACCTACTGGAACAAACACTGGACAACAGGTTAGATAAACTAGCACAGCTACgttaaacagacacacacatacacacaaccatcaCCAGAACTCAGACTCAGGAACTGAACGGCGGTGTATGTAATGATCGTTGCCTGTTGTGTTCCAGTACGTGCAAATGTGCCGAGTTAGCGTTAACCCTAGCACTGTGTTCAGTAACAAGCTTGAGGGAAGTGTCCACAAGTTTTTggatatgtaatgtgtgtgtgtgtgtgtgtgtgcgtgtgtgttacttACATTTATAATAAGCAAACTGCATGTAGTGATAAACAGTGGCAACAaatttcttcacaaaaaatCCACCAACATTAGGAGTTAAATCCTGTTCACACCTCAGCCTGCACCTCAACACCTCCATAAAGTAACCTGCAGAGGGAGAGAGACAGAGAATTAGTGGGTAACagagtaatatttatttaccatttatttattcagtattCAGTGATTATTAATCGATTATTTAAATCTGTTTCATTTTGATCCACAAATCTGAATCAGCTGAACTGCAGTTTTAATAAACTTCAGTGTTTTTTACTGCTGATTATTTAATCCAAactatttaaatgattttatttgtgACTATAAAACTTCCTGATCAAGTATGAAGAATTATATACATTAatatataaaactaaataataaacagtggAGGCTGCATtagattatttgctttttactGGTTACAAGTGCCAATTTAGCTTAACAATAGTTAACCGCGTTCAGGCTGGCAGGTGAAGCAAACTCTACTTTACTCTGATTATGTACTGCACTACTAACTAAACTACTATAATACATTACTACTATCTATTCTACAAGTATTCCAGACAAATACAATCAATATTACTATAGTACACAAGTACAACACAACTACAAACTACTGactccatttccagaaaagttgagatgtttttggagtctgttacagcatcaaattctaaacgtgtttctgtttacaaactacagtgaagttgatcagtgaaacattatcatttttttctttttacgtttatcagttaaataaagtttaaagagaaagaaacacatcacacattcttctttttactgcgtcttactaaacgtcccaacttttctgaaaataatGGGTTATATATTACCTCTTTACGTCGACTCTATAAACTAACTTGGATTGCTtttctttcctctctctctcttggcATCACCGTCAGGGCATTTGGTTTATGAGTGTTCTCTACACGCCAGCTAGTTCGGTTGGTAAAACGCTTGGCTTCAGTGCTGCACCACGACTGACTGAGAGTTACTTTGTGCTGCttgtgtctttatttatttggccacttttatttttttttcactcTTAGTTATTATTTcactcttaattattattaatattattattgaggGTACTGGGGGTCTACCGCCTCAGTAACACTTCAATCCTGACATTTAAAAACTACAACACCAAGCAacaaggtgggtagcactgtcacctcacagcgagaaggtcctgtgttctttctgtgtggagtttgcatgttctccctgtgtttgtttgtgtgtgtgtgtgtgtgtgtgtgtgtgttacaaacCTGAGAGTGTTTGGTAAAAGTCTTTGGTCTCTTCTATTTGGTGGGATCCCTCACATGCTGAAACACACTCATCATACACACTGTAGTAGTGAACACACACTTCCTCCATCATCCTCACCGAATTACTGTAATCACCCTCGTTATACACCATCACCGCCTGTAGGAACAATGTCTGTAACACACACGTTTTTATAAaataagtattgggacacctacacATTACACCTACGGGACCCTCGTTTAACCCCCCCACCCCAAACATTTTAGAATGTTAAGATACGGTACATTCTCACTTAATTTAACAGTTCTAAACATTTGAGAACAGAAAGTTAATTCATGAAGTTGAACTAAATCACATTTGCAATACTGAACATAGAAGAACAAAAATTCTCTTTTTCGAATTATATGGGCACGTGACACCCCTGCATCTGCCCAATTTTGCTTTGACCCCCTGAAGGTCTCGACACAGGAGCGGTATCGCTGTGTGTGATTCTGCTGAAGCAGCTAAAATACTGAGTGTGTGGATGTAAGTTTAGTCCAGACAGAATTTTCTTACCATAGTCAATGTAAAGcagttaaaataaaattcatttaaagaaataaaagggaaataatgaataaataaacacattttacctCGTGTGGTTTTTCCTCCTGATCGATGAGATATTCCTCCACATCAAAGAGACTTTTATAAAAGTTCATGTTTTTGGAGATGAGCGGATCGTCCGGGTTCCGCTGGAGAAATGTGTGTGCTGCTGATACGGCTTTCTCCACATTATTCAtctatacattatacacacacacacacacacacacacacacacacacacacacacacacagagttcatttttgtttttacatttacatttgctaaCAAACTTAAAGtttaaaacaatatatttatatatatttctcagcattacatttattattaataactttatttctttaattaatccgattctgtttattatttataataatgttttatcatTTATCTTCATTagccacttcatcctggtcagggtcacagaaaCCCACTCAGGGTTTAAAtgaaccctggacaggacaccaaaccATTACTGAGTAACACACGCTCACctagtcactcactcacacctagggcagtttagagcagctaatccaccttctgcatggttGCAGATTTTGGTTATGGGAATAAACACAGGAACCTCACACAGGGTGAAAAGAAACCAGGACTTAACCCGGCAGCACATTGCTGTTCAGCATCCACTTTATCAGCTGCACCACCCTGCTGCAGGAGGTGGGATGGCTTCTATTAACATACATTACACCATTACAAGAGTGTAATGGATTGTTGTCCCTCCTCACGTTGTACAGTCGGTGTctactgaccaggataaagtggttggttaaaaatgaataaatgactttTTTTAAGACTGTTTCCTCAAATGCACAAAAAGATCCAACAAAATGCAccaaacccactgtgaccctgatcaggatgccGTGGTTACTGAGGAAAAGTGAATGactaaataagtgaatgaatgacttATAATCCAGTGACTGGAACACTGTGAGATCAGATCTCGATTCTTCTGTTGATTAGAAACTGATTTTGTTTATGATTCAGAAGAATGGAGATTTAAcagtttaaatgttattattgttttaatgttttatgtttatagtatttaaaagtattaattgtatttaatataaatgtgtaaatgtagaatgaatgaaataaaaaagtgaaGATCTGAGTGAAGTTCAGTTCTGGGTTTATAAATGAATTCATGTTTAAACGGGAAGTTCCACACTGAGGTGTGATTTCCTGTCCAGGGAGGGAGGTGgaggtggaggtgtgtgtgtgtgtgtgtgtggggggttttttttttggggggggggttacATGTGGACGTGgcactacaatacacacaccGGGACAGAcccgcattgtgtgtgtgtgtgtgtgtgtgtgtgtgtgttacctggtaaTAGCTGTACTGCAGGTACCGGTACGGTGTTCTGGAGCTGAACGCGTGCAGAGTTTCCGGTTTGGGATACTTCAGCGCGAGCACCGGCGCTTCCGCTTTGCATTGTTTGATGCAGGCTGCGCGCGTGAGGATGTGTTTGATGAGCCGCAGGCTCGTGTCCGCGCTCGTGTCCGTGGGCTCCGTGTCCCCACGCGCGCATGTGCTGGTGCAGCGGGCCTCGTTCTCTCGCAGTGTCCGGTACGCGCGCAGGCTCAGCTCCAGGAGGCGCGCGCTCTCATCCCAGTTCCGCGCGCCGTAGTGCTCCAGCGCGAGCGCGTACAGAGTGTCCAGCGGGGTGAGGAgagggtccttccctaaacctgCCTCCGATCCCTCGGTACCGAACACCGGGGGCACGAGCAGCACCGCGCACAACAGCACCGCGCGCGCACACGCGCTCACCGAACCTACAGCCATCCTGACACACCACACTCAACTACAGAGACTGACGCCAACACACCGACCGGCATGACCACATCCACAGATTTAACCACAGAGCAGCGTGTTCATCTGCACGTAGCCgcctttactgtgtgtgtgtgtgtgtgtgtgtgcagggagTGGAAAACTCTACAGAGGAATTCCACAAGTTTTAGGGTGCAGGAGGATTTGAGCTCTCCGGGTCCTAAAGCCCGTTTCATGTTCTGTATGCAGGGAAATTTGAGACATAATCCCAGCAAACTGCTGAAACTTTATCATATTGCataatgtttatataatttatattttataggtTTATTTACATGTCCGTTAAATGGTTTGTCAAATAAACAATGTTGTTGAAGTTGGACATGATCAAATGACATACATTGACTTTTCTgtgttaatgtttatttaatgtatttatttatcatgtaTACAGACGCACACGTGCAGCACAGTGATTATCTGAGTTCTTGCTGTGTTGGATGGTGGGGTCAGGGCGCAGGGTCAGACATTATACGGTGCTGATTCTGAGCCACTTCACCCTGCATAATGAGCCGAGTCATGTTTCACAGCTGTGAGGTGAAACTGCGGAGTTTAGGACCTGAAGGAATTCTCCAGCTAATTATCTGATCATATAACAGACCgattatttacattcatttttagGATTAATTAGTTTAAATCATTAAGGTAAAATGATGTCGTGGCAATAGCCAGAAACTGAGTGTTCTGATGAACTTTGCAGAATAGCAGCGTAATCAGATGATAACGTTCCTGCAGGAGTTCCTGTAACACGTCTGCACAAAGAGGCGGAACCCAAAAAACATAAACCCCAAACCTACAGAGATCTGCTGCCGTGTTCCTCTGTTCTGCTGCCGTGTTCCTCTGTTAGTGCAGGTTCTACTGCTCATCTGCTGAAACACTGACAATCTGGGTAAATCTGTGAACGTTTGAGTAAATTAGAAGCTGATGGATCGGTGAAAGTTTGGGTGAATCGGTGAATGTTTGGGGGAATCGGTGAAAGTTTGGGTGAATCGGTGAAAGTTTGGGTGAATCGGTGAAAGTTTGGGTGAATCGgtgaatgtttgggtgaatcgGTGAGGGGTTGAGGGTAATTTTGGGGTGTGATGGAGCTGAGGGGGTTGGTGTGGGTGCTGAGGGTACTCAGTGCGCTCTCCGTGTGCACGTCCAGTCCAGTACAGGAACTGATTATCGATCGATACTCCCTACCGACCCACTGTGGCCGTGAGGTTCAGACAGGTGATTATGTTCGGTACCATTACACCGGGGCATTCCCAGATGGAACCATTTTCGACTCCAGGTGAGTATAGATTAGTTTATACTGtctataataaaattaatactgCTTATATCAGAATTGGTTAAAATACTTTGACTAAAAGGGTTCAATTTTAAACCAAGTTAAAATGATTAAACCAGAATAAAGCTGGGTGAGCTTCAGTTATGCTGTCTTATTTTGGGTGGCACCTGTGGAATAATTTTAGGTTGTTATAGCTGCCCCCCTCAGACTCATCCTAAAACCACTGAGCTCCACGTCCTCCTGCGTCCTGCTGTGAgtttctgtctttatttttgGGCCGTGATGATTGAATctgtattttgttgttgttgtgttttatagTGTGAAGAAGGGCGTGGCGTTTGTGGGACTGGTGGGTGTGGAGAGTAAGGTAATCCCAGGTTTGGACAGAGGGGTGCTGggaatgtgtgtgaatgagagGAGGAAGATCACCATCCCTCCTCACCTCGGATACGGAATTTCGGGAGCTGGTAAACCTCTGCACTAAAGCTCACTCTGATTGGTTGATGTACGTGTTTGGTTGCAGACCAGTGTGCTCTCTTTAAGCCTTTTATTGATCTGTAGACACGCCCATTATTTTTTGTGAATAGTTTT contains:
- the p3h4 gene encoding endoplasmic reticulum protein SC65; the encoded protein is MAVGSVSACARAVLLCAVLLVPPVFGTEGSEAGLGKDPLLTPLDTLYALALEHYGARNWDESARLLELSLRAYRTLRENEARCTSTCARGDTEPTDTSADTSLRLIKHILTRAACIKQCKAEAPVLALKYPKPETLHAFSSRTPYRYLQYSYYQMNNVEKAVSAAHTFLQRNPDDPLISKNMNFYKSLFDVEEYLIDQEEKPHETLFLQAVMVYNEGDYSNSVRMMEEVCVHYYSVYDECVSACEGSHQIEETKDFYQTLSGYFMEVLRCRLRCEQDLTPNVGGFFVKKFVATVYHYMQFAYYKLNYVTKAVPCALSYLLFDPDDKVMKQNVEYYRLHREQWGLKEEQFIPCPEALRYYNQTVKQSEMMEFAQNYLLTDDEDIVSPEQYSSSSSPSPDEEFDGVGDYEESFLAEWWQDPKTKWDVGE